In Finegoldia magna ATCC 53516, a genomic segment contains:
- the purB gene encoding adenylosuccinate lyase, with the protein MNNDIYQSPLNTRYASHEMSHNFSSQVKFETFRRLWLALAKSEKELGLNITDEQIEELQSHISDIDFDKAAEYEKVLRHDVMAHVKTYGEVCPNAAGIIHLGATSCYVTDNTDIIVMRNALEIVEKKLAILIKHLSDFAIKYKDLPTLGYTHYQPAQLVTVGKRATLWIQDFLMDLEEVIYRKENLKLRGVKGTTGTQASFLKLFDNDHDKVKELEKKIVKEMGFDSAVSVSGQTYTRKIDYHVLQVLSSIAQSAHKMTNDIRLLQNRKELEEPFEKTQIGSSAMAYKRNPMRCERISSLSKYVMSLVQNPQFVASTQWLERTLDDSANKRMSVPESFMAVDSILEIAINVTDGLVVYENQIKAHVNEELPFMATENILMEAVKRGGDRQELHEKIREYSMVAGRRVKEEGLDNNLLELLEKDEAFNLNKDDLNSLLDGKLYIGRCPEQVVEFIEEDVKPVISKYDTEYSVDLKV; encoded by the coding sequence ATGAACAACGATATTTACCAAAGTCCATTAAACACGAGATACGCAAGTCACGAAATGAGCCACAATTTCAGTTCACAAGTTAAGTTTGAAACTTTCAGAAGATTGTGGTTGGCATTGGCGAAATCCGAAAAAGAATTGGGACTTAATATTACAGACGAACAAATAGAAGAATTGCAATCACACATTTCAGACATTGACTTCGACAAGGCTGCTGAATACGAAAAAGTTCTTCGCCACGATGTAATGGCTCACGTTAAAACATACGGAGAAGTGTGTCCAAACGCAGCTGGAATTATCCATTTGGGAGCGACAAGCTGTTATGTAACTGACAACACTGACATTATCGTGATGAGAAACGCGCTTGAAATCGTAGAGAAAAAGTTAGCGATTTTGATTAAACACTTGTCTGATTTTGCGATTAAATACAAAGATTTGCCAACACTTGGATATACACACTACCAACCAGCACAATTAGTGACTGTTGGAAAACGTGCAACGTTGTGGATTCAAGATTTTCTTATGGATTTGGAAGAAGTCATTTACAGAAAAGAAAACTTGAAATTGAGAGGAGTAAAGGGAACTACAGGAACTCAAGCATCATTTTTGAAACTTTTCGACAATGATCACGACAAAGTCAAAGAATTGGAAAAGAAAATCGTAAAAGAAATGGGATTTGACAGCGCGGTTAGCGTGAGTGGACAAACATACACTAGAAAAATCGACTATCACGTTCTTCAAGTTCTATCTTCAATTGCACAATCAGCTCACAAAATGACAAATGACATCAGACTTTTGCAAAACAGAAAAGAATTGGAAGAACCATTTGAAAAAACACAAATAGGTTCATCAGCAATGGCTTACAAGAGAAATCCAATGAGATGTGAAAGAATTTCATCACTTTCAAAATACGTGATGAGTTTGGTTCAAAACCCACAATTTGTGGCTAGTACTCAATGGCTTGAAAGAACATTGGACGACTCTGCAAATAAGAGAATGAGCGTTCCAGAAAGTTTCATGGCTGTGGATAGTATTTTGGAAATTGCAATCAACGTAACAGATGGACTTGTTGTTTACGAAAACCAAATCAAAGCTCACGTCAATGAAGAATTACCATTTATGGCGACTGAAAACATATTGATGGAAGCTGTAAAACGTGGCGGCGACAGACAAGAACTTCACGAAAAAATCAGAGAATATTCTATGGTTGCAGGCAGAAGAGTAAAAGAAGAAGGACTGGACAACAATTTATTAGAATTATTGGAAAAAGACGAAGCGTTTAACTTAAACAAAGACGATTTGAATTCACTTTTAGACGGCAAGCTTTACATTGGAAGATGCCCAGAACAAGTGGTTGAATTCATCGAAGAAGACGTCAAACCAGTTATTTCAAAATACGACACAGAATACTCTGTTGATTTAAAAGTTTAA
- a CDS encoding ABC transporter permease, translating to MENEKLDELTRERLIELESRPKTKAQKILDVVKLILPIIMGVICVFEYVLYPNLKPDATQTNTYVVFIWALVALYGVFFIASFFKKSIRAKLVYKAPFYAFVFFLLTLYDFLTLKTGILTLPYFPWIDKILNSIIADKALLIKSVKSSLKLLFSGYFIGAILGLITGILCGYSKKVNYWISPFMKLLGPIPTTTWLPLVMVLATSLFYGSVFIIALGVWYAVTISTITGILNVDKSNYEAAKTLGATGNQLITKIAIPSAMPNIFGGLTIGMSSACTALLIAEMLGVESGLGWYITWKKSWAEYASMYGAIIIICLTFIAVNFVLSLIKKRVLKWQEGME from the coding sequence ATGGAAAACGAAAAGCTAGATGAGCTAACTAGAGAGAGGCTTATTGAGTTAGAATCCAGACCTAAAACAAAGGCTCAGAAAATATTAGACGTTGTCAAATTGATTCTCCCAATAATTATGGGAGTTATTTGTGTTTTTGAATATGTGTTATATCCAAACCTAAAGCCTGATGCAACACAAACAAATACTTATGTAGTGTTTATCTGGGCATTGGTTGCACTTTACGGAGTATTTTTCATAGCATCATTTTTCAAAAAAAGTATCAGAGCAAAATTAGTCTACAAAGCACCTTTTTATGCTTTTGTATTCTTCTTGTTGACATTGTATGATTTTTTGACATTGAAAACAGGAATACTAACACTACCATATTTTCCTTGGATAGATAAGATTTTGAATTCGATAATTGCAGATAAGGCATTACTTATAAAATCTGTTAAAAGTTCATTGAAACTACTTTTCTCAGGATATTTTATCGGTGCAATACTAGGGCTAATCACAGGAATTTTGTGCGGATATTCTAAGAAAGTAAATTATTGGATATCTCCATTCATGAAACTTTTAGGACCAATTCCTACAACAACTTGGTTGCCATTGGTTATGGTTTTGGCTACTAGTTTGTTCTACGGATCAGTATTCATCATCGCATTGGGTGTGTGGTATGCAGTTACAATCTCCACAATTACAGGAATTTTGAACGTAGACAAATCAAACTACGAAGCTGCAAAAACACTTGGAGCAACTGGCAATCAATTGATTACTAAAATCGCCATTCCATCTGCAATGCCAAATATTTTCGGCGGACTTACAATCGGAATGAGCTCTGCATGTACTGCTCTTTTAATAGCAGAAATGCTTGGCGTGGAATCGGGACTTGGTTGGTATATCACATGGAAGAAATCATGGGCAGAATACGCTAGTATGTATGGGGCAATTATCATAATATGTCTTACATTTATCGCAGTTAATTTTGTTTTATCGTTAATTAAGAAGAGAGTCCTTAAATGGCAAGAAGGGATGGAATAA
- a CDS encoding selenium metabolism-associated LysR family transcriptional regulator, translating into MDLKQLETFITVVEWDSFSEAAKRLYLTQPTISTHIKQIENELNAELLKRTTKKLELTPEGREFYNYAKAISRIMESMQDSFSKKSLTTFNIGASSVPATYILPSLLTKYHKSHIKTLVNIIQSDSLTTIDGVINGSINIGIVGMTTMDKELTFEKVLSDKLVVVTPYNDYYNALKKNNVKISSILKEPIIFREQGSGTLKESMKMIDALGISKNSLNLIGTANSTETLKQCIRNGMGISIMSKLSVEEEVANNQLISFKIDDFESVRHFYLVYRSNSLLSEPVIDFVKFTKKYLEENF; encoded by the coding sequence ATGGATTTAAAACAATTAGAAACGTTCATAACAGTTGTGGAATGGGATAGTTTTTCTGAAGCTGCTAAAAGACTTTATCTGACACAGCCCACGATAAGCACTCATATCAAACAAATTGAAAATGAACTTAATGCAGAATTATTAAAAAGAACAACTAAAAAGTTAGAGCTTACTCCTGAAGGAAGAGAATTCTACAACTACGCTAAGGCTATTTCAAGGATTATGGAAAGCATGCAGGATTCTTTTTCAAAAAAAAGTCTAACTACTTTTAACATCGGTGCAAGTTCTGTTCCTGCAACTTATATTCTGCCTTCTCTTTTAACAAAATATCACAAATCTCACATCAAAACTTTGGTGAATATAATTCAATCAGATAGTTTAACTACGATTGACGGAGTTATAAATGGTTCAATCAATATTGGAATTGTAGGCATGACTACAATGGATAAAGAACTTACCTTTGAAAAAGTTCTAAGCGATAAGCTAGTAGTAGTCACACCATATAACGATTATTATAATGCATTGAAGAAAAACAATGTCAAGATAAGTTCTATTTTAAAGGAACCAATAATTTTTCGTGAACAAGGTTCTGGAACATTAAAAGAATCTATGAAAATGATAGACGCTTTAGGAATCAGCAAGAATTCACTGAATTTGATTGGAACAGCAAATAGCACTGAAACGTTAAAGCAATGCATCAGAAATGGTATGGGAATATCGATTATGAGCAAACTTTCAGTAGAAGAAGAAGTTGCAAATAATCAATTGATTTCTTTCAAAATCGATGATTTCGAATCGGTACGTCACTTCTATCTGGTATATCGTTCCAACTCTTTACTCTCAGAGCCAGTTATAGATTTCGTAAAATTCACAAAAAAATACTTAGAAGAGAATTTTTAA
- a CDS encoding TVP38/TMEM64 family protein, with protein MEKFKKIFLIVLLVALTVGLMVFVPYDSIRDLVQKSGPWGAVVYILLFTILPIGFFPVPALALIGGVSFGLVKGSIYTVIGASMNCLLMFELSRKIGHDYVVKMINEKFSEKNRDRILNAPDSKLFTLLFICRLIPLIPYNLINYGFGLTNISLSKYMFASVLGIIPGTLVYLNLGDKVLNVGSKEFYQAIILVVGLTVVSLIFAKIIDKKDKEKQKNLK; from the coding sequence ATGGAAAAATTCAAGAAAATATTTTTGATAGTTCTTTTAGTTGCGTTAACTGTGGGACTGATGGTATTCGTTCCATACGATTCAATCAGAGATTTGGTACAAAAATCTGGTCCATGGGGAGCAGTTGTTTATATTTTATTGTTCACGATACTTCCGATAGGATTCTTCCCAGTTCCAGCGTTGGCGTTAATCGGCGGAGTAAGCTTCGGGCTTGTGAAAGGAAGTATTTACACAGTTATAGGAGCATCGATGAACTGCTTGCTTATGTTTGAACTTTCTAGAAAAATTGGACACGATTATGTTGTTAAGATGATTAATGAAAAATTCTCCGAAAAAAACAGAGATAGAATACTAAATGCACCAGATTCAAAACTGTTCACTCTTTTGTTCATTTGCAGATTGATTCCACTTATTCCATACAATCTTATCAATTACGGATTCGGTTTGACGAACATAAGCCTGTCCAAATACATGTTCGCATCAGTCCTTGGAATAATTCCTGGAACACTTGTGTATTTGAATTTGGGAGATAAAGTGTTGAATGTTGGCTCCAAGGAATTCTACCAAGCAATTATTTTGGTAGTAGGACTTACTGTCGTGAGCCTAATATTTGCGAAAATAATCGACAAAAAAGACAAGGAAAAGCAAAAAAATTTGAAGTAA
- a CDS encoding phosphoribosylformylglycinamidine synthase, whose protein sequence is MKILVVGSGGREFALGRKIKSFDENRKVFFAPGNAGTEEIGENVDIQADDLQGLLEFAKKNEIDFTVVGPENPLCDGISDLFEENGLKIFGPVKKAAEFENSKSFTKKFLEKYDINTAKYLESKDFDESYDFANKLLEDNGKVVVKRDGLAAGKGVYIVDNSDDLKEILQDVLEKDNMVVIEQFLDGFEMSLLCFTDSKTILPLPTAKDHKKIFEREMGANTGGMGTYAPNVEAEVFVDRIKKSVLDKILTGLKEENIDFRGLLFIGFMITDDGIYVLEFNARFGDPETQVVLELIDNDLLDIMMKTSEGKLSDVDLKINGNKALCVVLSAGGYPESYDKGDEITISKMDSVVFHAGTKKVDGKIVTNGGRVLNIVNSKKNFDDVIKACYEDIEKVDFKNMYHRTDIGPRVKRVYVRKKDEYDYESKEKKKQIENLLGIDLDKFVIYKRYDLEISDDNLGKIVDTVLSEKSVDDVFYGEDALKLQADMKNAIAVEYLPGQFDQRKQGVLDTLSLILDEDVDCKTSTVYEIEGANKQDLEKIEKYLVNPVDSHKVNLLGIPTTLKQENPKNLENETYTNFRDMKDDELQKFVDDHSLAMNDEDLKCIRDYFKSEDRDPNETEIKILDTYWSDHCRHTTFNTFLDIDFDCKTKLDEAIHNSFEEYLKVREELNIEKPINLMSFGTILSKYMRSKNEFDDLEISSEINACSVKIKVRVEVNGVDETRDYLLMFKNETHNHPTEIEPFGGASTCLGGAIRDPLSGRAFVYQAMRITGAGNPLTSLEDTMDGKLPQIKITQEAAKGYSSYGNQIGLATGFVDEIYHDGYVAKRLECGAVMAAAPIENVKRIEPEKGDIVILLGGRTGRDGIGGATGSSKSHKVTSIKTESAQVQKGNAPEERKIQRLFRIPELASLIKKCNDFGAGGVSVAIGELHDGVDIYLDRVPLKYKGLKPFEIAISESQERMACVIAKKDLEEFVKYADAENIETTVVADITDTNRMRMFYDEDLIADISYDFINTNGSDRNAEVEVVSEDVPEILTEKCSDANKFYDKVKMLNITSKRDLIEMFDSTIGRNTVINPMGGKLQLNPSQAMVAKIPTMDGVMKTVSMMSYGFDADLSVQSQYLGGYYAVVESISKLIALGSDKDLIRLTFQEYYEKMLDKKIWSKPLKALLGAFTVSKHFKAMPIGGKDSMSGNFEDIKVPPTMISFAVTHEDVDNIITNDLKGKGKIGLVRTPYEEDGTLNLEKLEENFDFITEQIRNRNIISAIALDKKGLLSNIFEQSVGNTGFNIKFDNLYNPMYGSFVVEYIDDDEKIEHIGDFADEIIVNDVKLDPEKLLEGYTTVLNKVFTPKEKIEYKPIENKKIEQRRMKSKKLTDTPHVVILAAPGTNCEWDTLNAFKENGADGEIVLFKNRNQEDILNSIDVLAEKIRKAQIFAIPGGFSLGDEPDGSAKFLANILRNEKISSAIDYLLNENDGLVIGICNGFQALVKTGLLPYGKVTSPQEDDPNLTFNTNRRHIATFVDTLCLTNNSPWTNGIDLNKTYRMPISHGEGRFVIKEDKLQELLDNEQVFSAYKISPNGSDYNIEGILSRDGKILGRMCHTERIADDLYKNIYDIDKQNIFRNAVEYFKEK, encoded by the coding sequence ATGAAAATTTTAGTTGTAGGTTCAGGTGGCAGAGAGTTTGCACTTGGACGTAAAATAAAATCTTTTGATGAAAATAGGAAAGTTTTCTTCGCACCAGGCAATGCTGGAACTGAAGAAATCGGAGAAAACGTAGATATTCAAGCAGATGATTTGCAAGGTCTGCTTGAATTTGCAAAGAAAAATGAAATAGACTTCACAGTTGTTGGCCCTGAAAATCCATTGTGCGACGGAATTTCAGATTTGTTCGAAGAAAATGGTCTTAAAATATTTGGACCTGTAAAAAAAGCCGCTGAATTTGAAAACTCAAAATCATTTACGAAAAAATTCTTGGAAAAATACGACATCAATACAGCTAAGTATTTGGAGAGCAAAGATTTTGATGAGTCTTATGATTTTGCAAATAAATTGTTGGAAGATAATGGCAAAGTTGTCGTTAAAAGAGATGGCCTTGCAGCTGGAAAAGGAGTCTACATTGTAGATAATTCTGATGATTTGAAGGAGATTCTGCAAGATGTACTAGAAAAAGACAACATGGTTGTCATCGAACAATTCCTAGACGGATTTGAAATGAGTTTGTTGTGCTTTACTGATTCTAAGACGATTCTTCCACTTCCAACTGCGAAGGATCACAAGAAGATTTTTGAAAGAGAAATGGGAGCAAACACTGGCGGCATGGGAACTTACGCTCCAAATGTCGAGGCAGAAGTATTTGTAGATAGAATCAAAAAAAGCGTTTTGGATAAAATTCTCACAGGATTAAAAGAAGAAAACATTGATTTCAGAGGATTGTTGTTCATTGGGTTTATGATAACTGATGATGGAATTTACGTGTTGGAATTTAACGCTAGATTTGGAGATCCTGAAACTCAAGTCGTGCTTGAACTTATCGACAATGATTTGTTGGATATTATGATGAAAACAAGTGAAGGAAAATTATCCGATGTCGATTTGAAAATAAATGGCAACAAGGCGCTTTGCGTTGTTCTAAGTGCTGGTGGATATCCGGAAAGTTATGATAAAGGTGATGAGATTACAATATCCAAGATGGACAGTGTTGTTTTCCATGCAGGAACGAAAAAAGTCGACGGCAAAATCGTCACAAATGGCGGGCGTGTGTTAAATATTGTAAATTCTAAAAAGAATTTTGATGATGTTATTAAGGCTTGTTATGAAGATATAGAAAAGGTGGATTTTAAAAACATGTATCACAGAACTGATATTGGTCCTAGGGTTAAAAGAGTTTATGTCAGAAAAAAAGACGAATACGATTATGAATCTAAGGAAAAGAAAAAGCAAATTGAAAACTTACTTGGAATTGATTTGGATAAATTCGTAATTTACAAGAGATACGATTTGGAAATCAGCGACGATAATTTGGGAAAAATTGTCGACACTGTCCTTAGCGAAAAATCTGTAGATGATGTGTTCTACGGAGAAGATGCGTTGAAATTACAAGCTGATATGAAAAACGCAATCGCTGTTGAATATTTGCCAGGTCAATTCGACCAAAGAAAACAAGGTGTGCTTGACACATTGAGTTTGATTTTGGATGAAGATGTCGACTGTAAGACTTCGACAGTTTATGAAATCGAAGGCGCTAACAAACAAGATTTGGAAAAAATCGAAAAATATTTGGTAAATCCTGTTGACAGTCACAAGGTTAATTTGCTTGGAATTCCAACAACTTTGAAACAAGAAAATCCAAAAAATTTGGAAAATGAAACATATACGAATTTCAGAGATATGAAGGATGATGAGCTTCAAAAATTCGTCGACGATCACTCATTGGCGATGAATGACGAAGATTTGAAATGCATCAGAGATTATTTCAAATCAGAAGACCGTGATCCAAACGAAACAGAAATCAAGATTTTGGACACTTACTGGTCAGATCACTGTAGACACACAACTTTTAACACTTTCTTGGATATCGACTTTGACTGTAAGACTAAGTTAGACGAAGCAATTCACAACAGTTTTGAAGAATATTTGAAAGTTAGAGAAGAATTAAACATAGAAAAACCAATCAATCTTATGAGTTTCGGAACGATTTTGTCCAAATACATGAGAAGCAAAAATGAGTTTGACGATTTGGAAATTTCATCTGAAATCAACGCTTGTTCTGTTAAAATCAAAGTTCGCGTGGAAGTAAATGGTGTTGACGAAACAAGAGATTACTTGTTGATGTTCAAAAACGAAACACACAATCACCCTACAGAAATCGAACCATTTGGTGGTGCAAGTACATGCTTGGGTGGAGCAATCAGAGACCCACTAAGCGGTAGAGCATTTGTTTACCAAGCTATGAGAATTACAGGAGCAGGTAATCCTCTTACTTCATTGGAAGATACGATGGATGGAAAGCTTCCACAAATCAAAATCACACAAGAAGCTGCGAAGGGATATTCTTCTTACGGAAACCAAATTGGTTTGGCAACTGGATTTGTAGATGAAATTTATCACGACGGATACGTTGCTAAGAGATTGGAATGCGGAGCTGTTATGGCTGCAGCGCCAATTGAAAATGTCAAAAGAATTGAACCTGAAAAAGGAGACATCGTAATCTTACTTGGCGGAAGAACTGGACGTGACGGAATTGGTGGAGCGACAGGCTCATCAAAAAGCCACAAAGTTACAAGTATTAAAACAGAATCTGCACAAGTTCAAAAAGGTAACGCACCTGAAGAAAGAAAAATCCAAAGACTTTTCAGAATTCCTGAACTTGCAAGTTTGATCAAAAAATGTAACGACTTTGGAGCAGGTGGAGTGAGCGTTGCGATTGGGGAGCTTCACGACGGAGTGGATATTTATTTGGACAGAGTTCCATTGAAATACAAAGGCCTCAAACCATTTGAAATTGCAATCAGTGAATCACAAGAAAGAATGGCATGTGTAATAGCTAAGAAAGATTTGGAAGAATTTGTAAAATACGCAGATGCAGAAAATATCGAAACGACTGTTGTTGCAGATATTACTGACACTAATAGAATGAGAATGTTCTACGATGAAGATTTGATTGCAGACATCAGCTACGATTTCATAAACACAAATGGTTCAGACAGAAACGCTGAAGTTGAAGTTGTATCAGAAGATGTTCCAGAAATTTTGACTGAAAAATGTTCTGATGCGAACAAATTCTACGACAAAGTTAAAATGCTTAACATAACATCCAAGAGAGATTTGATAGAAATGTTTGACTCCACAATAGGACGAAACACTGTTATCAATCCAATGGGTGGTAAATTGCAATTGAATCCTTCTCAAGCCATGGTTGCAAAGATTCCAACAATGGATGGAGTTATGAAAACTGTATCTATGATGAGTTACGGATTTGACGCTGATTTGTCCGTACAATCTCAATATTTGGGAGGATACTACGCAGTTGTAGAATCAATCAGTAAATTAATCGCTCTTGGATCTGACAAGGATTTAATCAGATTGACATTCCAAGAATACTACGAAAAAATGTTAGACAAAAAGATTTGGTCCAAACCATTGAAAGCATTACTTGGTGCATTCACTGTTTCAAAACACTTCAAAGCGATGCCAATCGGTGGAAAAGACAGTATGAGTGGAAACTTCGAAGACATCAAGGTTCCACCAACTATGATTTCATTTGCAGTGACACACGAAGATGTGGATAACATCATTACAAATGATTTGAAAGGCAAGGGCAAAATCGGTCTTGTGAGAACTCCATACGAAGAAGACGGAACATTGAACCTTGAAAAATTGGAAGAAAATTTCGATTTCATCACAGAACAAATCAGAAACAGAAATATTATTTCTGCGATTGCCTTGGACAAAAAAGGCTTGTTATCAAATATTTTCGAACAATCTGTAGGAAACACTGGATTTAATATCAAATTTGATAATTTGTACAATCCAATGTATGGAAGTTTCGTGGTTGAATACATTGATGACGACGAAAAAATCGAACACATCGGTGATTTTGCAGATGAAATTATCGTAAACGATGTTAAATTAGACCCAGAAAAATTATTAGAAGGCTACACTACAGTTTTAAATAAAGTATTCACACCAAAAGAAAAAATCGAATACAAACCAATTGAAAACAAAAAAATCGAACAACGTAGAATGAAATCCAAGAAACTAACTGACACACCTCACGTTGTAATCTTGGCAGCTCCTGGAACAAACTGTGAATGGGATACATTGAACGCATTCAAAGAAAATGGAGCGGATGGAGAAATTGTTCTATTCAAAAACAGAAACCAAGAAGATATATTAAATTCGATCGATGTTTTGGCAGAAAAAATCAGAAAAGCGCAAATATTTGCCATTCCTGGAGGATTTTCACTAGGAGATGAACCAGACGGCTCAGCTAAGTTCTTGGCAAATATCCTAAGAAATGAGAAAATAAGTAGTGCGATAGATTATTTGTTGAACGAAAACGACGGATTGGTAATTGGAATTTGTAACGGATTCCAAGCATTGGTGAAGACTGGACTTCTTCCTTATGGAAAAGTTACATCACCACAAGAAGACGATCCAAACTTGACATTCAACACAAACAGAAGACACATTGCGACATTTGTAGACACATTGTGCTTGACTAATAACAGTCCTTGGACAAATGGAATCGACTTGAACAAGACATACAGAATGCCGATTTCACACGGAGAAGGAAGATTTGTAATCAAAGAAGACAAACTCCAAGAGCTTTTGGATAATGAACAAGTTTTCTCAGCTTACAAAATTTCTCCAAACGGATCGGACTACAATATCGAAGGAATTTTATCCAGAGATGGTAAGATTTTGGGAAGAATGTGTCACACTGAAAGAATAGCAGACGATTTGTACAAAAATATTTACGACATCGACAAGCAAAATATTTTTAGAAATGCAGTAGAATACTTCAAGGAGAAATAA
- a CDS encoding ABC transporter substrate-binding protein — protein MKKGFKIFLLAICLTALFTGCVKNGENKTENKKTEEKASTEQPKTTGKIEDEPMYGKEILIGYNGGLCTGTPGIAAVNKEFEKEGLKVKVINVQSGLDAVGTNKVQVFSDHLATILVPSINGINVQLVAGAQTGCKSLYVLNDNKINKTSDLLGKTIAVPDGIGNSDHNIALRFLEHDKVDAKQIKFKPVETSAVIQALEKGEIQATLLSDQFAEKFVNEGKIKSIRSLTTDPDFQKEPCCVHVLNADFIRDNPQTAKKVVTAIMRTKHWVEDNKEEATKILFDNHWASGDFDQALRMMNTYDFKISQKDTETAIRSTIDDYKKFGLISNEKSTDDLMKKFWNPMDVDESVVNK, from the coding sequence ATGAAAAAAGGATTTAAAATATTCTTGTTAGCTATTTGTTTAACAGCATTATTCACAGGATGTGTAAAAAACGGTGAAAATAAAACAGAAAACAAGAAAACAGAAGAAAAAGCCAGCACTGAACAACCAAAAACAACTGGCAAGATTGAAGATGAACCAATGTATGGTAAGGAAATTTTAATTGGTTACAACGGTGGTTTATGTACAGGAACACCTGGTATCGCTGCTGTGAACAAAGAATTTGAAAAAGAAGGTTTGAAAGTTAAAGTTATCAACGTTCAATCAGGACTTGATGCAGTTGGAACTAACAAAGTTCAAGTTTTCTCTGACCACTTGGCAACAATTTTAGTTCCATCAATTAACGGAATTAATGTTCAATTAGTAGCTGGTGCACAAACAGGATGTAAATCATTATATGTACTTAACGACAACAAAATCAACAAAACTAGTGATTTGTTAGGAAAGACTATTGCAGTTCCAGATGGAATTGGTAACTCTGACCACAACATAGCTCTAAGATTTTTGGAACACGACAAAGTAGATGCAAAACAAATCAAATTCAAACCAGTTGAAACATCTGCAGTTATCCAAGCATTAGAAAAAGGAGAAATCCAAGCAACACTTCTAAGTGATCAATTCGCAGAAAAATTTGTCAACGAAGGCAAAATCAAATCAATAAGATCACTTACAACTGACCCAGATTTCCAAAAAGAACCATGCTGCGTACACGTTCTTAACGCTGACTTCATCAGAGATAACCCACAAACAGCAAAAAAAGTTGTTACAGCAATTATGAGAACTAAACATTGGGTTGAAGACAACAAAGAAGAAGCAACAAAAATTTTGTTCGACAATCACTGGGCAAGTGGAGACTTCGATCAAGCTTTGAGAATGATGAATACTTATGATTTCAAAATTTCCCAAAAAGATACCGAAACTGCTATCAGAAGTACAATTGACGATTACAAAAAGTTTGGACTTATTTCTAACGAAAAATCAACAGACGATTTGATGAAGAAATTCTGGAATCCTATGGATGTAGATGAATCAGTAGTAAACAAATAA